DNA from Rhodobacteraceae bacterium M382:
CATCGGACGTCGGTCGGTGTTCTGGCTGAATATGCAACAGAATCGCTCGACGCCTGGGTGGTCGGCATCCCTTTGGTCGTCAATCTCGGAGACACCCGATGGCAGTTGACCGCCATGCCCGGAGCCGAGATCGAAGGCGGCAACACGGAATTTCTGTTCCGGGCCGGCGTGGGGTATGAATTTGAAATGGAAGGCGGCTATTCCATCAAACCGGAAATCAACGTCGATTGGGTGGACGGCGAAGCATCAGTCGTGACAGGACTGAGCTTTGGCTGGCGTTTCTGACGCACCTGCGGACATGCTATGGGTTGGGCAGTTTGCACACGCCCCCCCCGAGGTGCGCTGCAACCCGACCCAATGACCTGACCAACGGCCCGCATCACTGGAGAACACATGGACCTCAGGTGTTGACCAGGATCCCCGCCTCCAGCCGCACCTGCCGATCCATCCGGGCGGCCAGCTCGAGATTGTGGGTGGCAACCAGCGCCGACAACCCGGTCTCGCGTGCGAGATCCATCAACGCCCCAAACACCTGATCTGCCGTGTCGGGATCCAGATTGCCCGTCGGTTCATCCGCCAGCAAAACATGCGGAGAATTGGCCAGCGCTCGGCAAAAGGCCACCCGTTGCTGTTCGCCCCCCGACAAGGCGGCCGGGCGATGCCCTGCCCGTTCCGACAGACCCACACGGGCCAACAGGTCACCGGCGCGCGTCTGGGCCCGTGATTGGCTGACACCGTTGGCCAACTGCGGCAAGACGATGTTTTCTCTGGCCGTAAATTCCGGCAGCAGGTGGTGAAACTGATAGACAAACCCAATGTCACGCCGCCGCACCCCTGTGCGCACCCGGTCACTGCGTCCGGTGACATCCTGTCCGGCCACCCGGATTTCGCCCTTGTCGGGTGTGTCCAGCAATCCGGCGATGTGCAAAAGCGTCGATTTACCCGCGCCCGACGGGGCCACCATGGCGACGACTTCGCCTGGCGCCAGGGTCAGATCGACCCCGCGCAGCACCTGGATTTCCGAACTCTGGCCGGAATTGTAGGACTTGCAGATCCCCTGCAATTGCAACACAGGCTCACTCATACCGCAGCGCCTCTACCGGGTTCATCCGCGCCGCGCGGCGGGCTGGAAAGTACGTGACAAAAAACGACAACCCCAACGACAGCCCCACCGCGCTCAGCACATCGTTCAGATGCAGCTCGGCCGGCAAGGCATAAATCCCGCGGATCGACGGATCCCAGACACCACCGCCCATGGCATAGTTCACAAACGAAAAGATCGGGTCGATATAGATCGCAAACAGGCTCCCCAAAACCACCCCCATGCCGGTGCCAATGATGCCGGTAAAGGCACCACAGATGAAAAACACCCGCAGAACAGACCCTTCGCTCAGACCGATGGTGCGCAGGATACCGATGTCACGGCCCTTGTTCTTGACCAGCATGATCAGCCCGGACACGATGTTCATTGCAGCGATCAGAACCAGGATCGACAGGATGATGAACATCACATTGTCCTCGACTTCCAGCGCCCGCAGGAACCCGCCCGAGGCGTCGCGCCACGTCCAGATCCGACCCAGGTCTCCGGCGGCCTCGAGCAAGGGCCCTGTCAACGTTTCGACCTGTTCGGGCTGGGCTACCATGACTTCGATCTCATCCGCGACGCCTTCGCGGTTGAAATAGCTCTGCGCTTCGGCAAACGGCATGTAGACACGGGTGCGGTCGATGTCATAGCGCCCTGCGGAAAAAATATACACCACCTCATAGGCATTGACGCGCGGGCTGGTGCCAAAGGCGGTTTTAACCCCATTGGGCGAGATCAGTTTGACCCGTTCGCCCACGCTGACGCCCAGCGCCCGCGCCACGCCCGATCCCAACGCGATCCCGTCCCCGAACCGGGACAGGTCGCCATAGGACTCCGCGCTTTGGGCAATGCCCGGCAGGGTGGCGATATCCTCGGCCTTGATGCCAAAGACCTCGACCCCGGCATTGCGTTGACGCAAGGAGGCCATCACCTGCCCCTTGACCAAAGGCGCGGCCCGGATGACACCGGGCACTTGGGCCACACGGTCGGCCAGGGCGTCATAATCGTGAATGGTGCGGTCAATCCGTCCACCGTCCTGCACCACACCAACCGAATACACGGTGACATGGGCATTCGCGCCCAGGATGGTGCCGACAAATTCGGACCGAAACCCCGAGCGCACCGCCAGTGTGGCGATCAGCGCAAAGACGGCCAGCGCAATGCCGATCAGGCTGATCCAGGTCATCCCGCTGACCCCGCCCTCGGCCCGGCGCGCGCGCAGGTATCGCCAGGCGATCATCCATTCGAAACGGGAAAACGGGACGGGACTGCTGGCCATTTCGGCTCCTGCTCTGATTTTGGCGCAGAGTGGGGTGTGCGTGTCATGGGGTCAAGCCCCACCATCCCGGCCACCGCCGCCCTGCGGATCAACGCCTGTCGATTGGTGAACGGCCCAGATCAGTTGCACACGGTTTTGGCCTATCTGAGCGGGAGCACACAGCCCGAAACTGTTGAAGGACCAGAAACATTGCGCCGTTTCAGCGCAAATTGACATCAATTCGCCACAGTAATTAACCAAAGTTAACAACAATTCATGACAAATCTGACAGAGCGCAGAATGATCTGTCAGCATGAACGAACTTGGGGGGGCATCAGGAATTGAGGTGCTCTATGGACACAAAGAAAACGTCGCAACTGGGTCCCGACCCGGCGCTGATCCAACATAACCGCTATAGCCCGGCGCATTTTGACTGTGAAACCGCCGTACTGCTGCGCTCGGTCCTGCTGCCGGTGTTTGATCAGGCCAACAGCTGGTCACAGCTGATCGACACGCTCACACCCAAGGGTTATCGGCTGATGTTCCGGCAGGGACTCCTGTGCATCACCGACACACAAACAGGTGCACGGGTCTGCGGGTTGACGTTCCTCGGGTTGCAGATGCGCGACCTGGTGGCCCGCCTGGGACGTCCCTGTGTCGTGGTGCATCCCGGGTCAGGTGCAGATGGCGACCTGTTGCGCCACCCGCCTGTTCGTCAAACCCTGCACTAGGCCGTCACACACCCAGCCCTCTGGCCATTACAGCCAGGTGTGAAAGGCGTGTCCGGCCATCGGTTCGGGGTGCTGATCGCCGCCAGCACCGCCACCACGATGGGGCGCATAGATTTCCGCGACCTTCTTGACGGCCTCCTGCGGGCTCAGCTCGACGCTTTCGCCGCTGCGCCGCGAGGTCAGTTCGACCACCCCATTCTTCAATCCACGTGGACCCACGGTGATCCGCCACGGCAGACCGATCAGATCCATGGTCGCGAATTTGCCACCGGCGCGTTCCTTGCGGTCATCATACAAGGGTTCCAGCCCAACGGCGCTCAGCGCCTTGTACAGCTGGTCACAGGCGGCGTCGGCCTCTGCATCGCCCTGTTTGAGGTTGACGATCCCGCAATGGAACGGGGTGACGCCTTCGGGCCAGATGATGCCCTTGTCATCGTGGCTGGCTTCGATGATCGCACCCAGCAGGCGGCTGACGCCGATGCCGTGCGATCCCATATGCACCGGAACCGATTTGCCGTCAGGGCCCTGAACCGTGGCCCCCATGGCGTCGGAATATTTGGTGCCAAAATAAAAGATCTGTCCGACCTCGATGCCACGCGCCACACGGCGGCGCTCTTCGGGGATGGCATCGAACAACGCCGCGTCGTGGGTCTCGTCGGTGCGCGCGTATTTCGAAGTGAACTCTTCCAGGATCGAGCGACATTGATCGTGCGAGTCATAATCGATCTCGCGGTCACCAAAGGTCAGATCCGTAACAGCGCTGTCATAGAACACTTCGGATTCACCGGTGTCGGCCAACACCAGGAATTCATGGGTGTCATCGCCACCGATGGGACCAGAATCCGCCCGCATCGGGATCGCCTGCAACCCCATACGTTCATAGGTGCGCAGATAGCTGACCAGATGGCGGTTATAGGCGTGCAGCGCATCCTCTTTGGTCAGGTCAAAGTTATAGCCGTCCTTCATATAGAATTCACGGCCACGCATGACGCCAAACCGGGGACGGATCTCGTCGCGGAATTTCCACTGGATCTGATACATGGTCAGCGGCAGGTCCTTGTAGCTGCTGACATGGCTGCGGAAGATATCGGTGATCAGCTCTTCGGCGGTGGGCGTGAACAGCATGTCGCGATCATGACGGTCGGTGATGCGCAGCATCTCTTCGCCATAGGCGTCATAGCGCCCGCTTTCGCGCCACAGGTCTGCCGACTGGATCGTCGGCATCAGCATTGGAATATGACCCGCGCGGATCTGTTCCTCGTGCACGATGTTTTCGATCTTGCGCAGAACCTTGAAGCCCAGCGGCAGCCAGGAATAGATCCCGGCGGCAGATTGCTTGATCATCCCGGCGCGCAGCATCAGCCGGTGGCTGACGATCTGGGCCTCGGAGGGGTTTTCCTTGAGCACGGGCAGAAAATAACGGGACAGGCGCATCGGACGTCTCTTTGATCAACTGAGTTTAAGCCGGTCTATGCCATCCCCGCCGAACTGGCAATTGGCATTCAATTGGCATCGTCTGTTTGCGCCATTTCATGTCGGGATTTTTCTTGAATGGCAATTCAAGATTCGCAATTGTCAGACAATGCGCCGAACGGGGAGACACCATAGTGGCCACAATTCTGGAACCAGCCCGCGAAATCGAAATTATCCACCGCACCGACGTTTTGGTCGTCGGATCCGGTCCCGGGGGGCTCTCTGCCGCGCTGGCCGCCGCCCGCGCCGGGGCCGAGGTCACGTTGATGGAGCGGTTCGGCTGTTTCGGCGGCAATATCACCGCCGTCGGCGTCGAAGGCTTTGCCTGGTATCGCCACGAACAGACGGTCGAAGCAGGTGGCATCGGCTGGGAGTTCGAAGAGCGCGCCAAGGCGATGGGCGCAGCGGTGCCGGAAAGCCAATCGCTCAGCTATGAGCTGGACAGCGAAGGGTTCAAGCTGGTGGCCGACCGGCTGGTGCAAGAGGCCGGAATTCACCCGATGTTGCACCGCCAGTTTGTTGCTCCGATCATGGAGGGCGATCGGATCACCGGCATCATCTGCGAATCCAAGGCCGGGCGCGAGGCGATCCTGGCCCGTGTCGTCATCGACGCCACCGGCGACGCGGATGTGGCGCATCGTGCCGGGGCCCCGACCCATATGACCGCCCCCGAAGAGATGCAGGCGGCCAGCGTCATGTTTCACATCGCGGGCGTCGACAAGCAGAAATTCATGGACGGGGTCAAGGCCGACCCGCAAACCTATGCCAATTGGTCCACCGGCGAATGGCAAGTGGAAACCGACGGCAAAGAGGACGATATGTTTTCGCCCTTTCTGGCCAAACCGTTCGCGCAGGCAATCCGCGACGGGGTGATCCCCGCACATCTCAACACCATCGGCGGCACCTGGGGGGCCGTGCATGACAGCGGCGAGATGACTTATATGAACCTGGTGCATCTGGCCGGCATTGACGGCACCGACCCCGACAGCATGACCCACGGCGAGATCGAAGGGCGCAAACAGGCGATGCACGCGATTGACGCGCTGCGCGCTTATACTCCGGGCTGCGAGGGTGCCCGGCTGCGCAATTTTGGCATGACCGTCGGCATTCGCGACACCCGCAAGATCGACGCATGTTACAACATGACCGAAACCGACGCCCGCCATCAGGGCCGGTTCGACGATACCATCGGCATCTATCCCGAATTCATCGACGGCTATGGCATCCTGATCCTGCCGACCACCGGGCGTTACATGCATATCCCCTATCGGTCGTTGTTGCCGCGCGGGATCAAGGGGCTGCTGGTTGCGGGGCGCGCGCATGGTTCCGACAAGGTGGCCCATGCAGCCACCCGCAATATGGCCGCCTGTGCGGTCATGGGTCAGGGCGCGGGCATCGCCGCCGCGTTGTCGCTGAAAAGCAACCGCGAGCTGGACGATCTGAACATGGCGCAGATCCATCAGGAACTGGATCGTCAGGGCGTGAGGTACACATGACACAGACCATCCCCACCATCGATATCTCGCCTCTGCGTAGCCCGACTTCACCGGACCGCGCACGGGTGGTGAGCGACATCCTGACGGCCTGTACTGACATTGGGTTCCTGTCCATCACCGGCACCGGAATCGCCCCGGACACTGTGGATAAGGTTCGGGAGTGTTGTCGGACAATTTTTGCCATCGACGAAAAATCCAAATGGGATCAGGCGATTACCCGCGACAACTATCGTGGATATATCCCGATGGGTTTCTTCACCCCCAATGACGGCAGTGGCACGGCCGACAAATACGAAGGCTACAAGCTGCATTTTGAAACCGCTTCGGATGACCCGATAGTTGCCGATTGCCCGCTATATGGCCCCAACCTGTGGCCGCGTGAAGTGCCCCAGGCCCGCGACATCATTCTGGGGTATTGGCGACAGCTGGACGCTGTGGCCGGCCTGTTGATCGGCGCGCTCGAAGACGGGCTGCAGCTGCCTCCCGGCACACTGGTGGACGGGTTCACAAAACCGATGACAAACATGACGCTGCTGCATTATCCCCCGCAGGCCCCGGATGAGGCCGGGTTTGGCATCCACCCGCACAAGGACACCGACGCGCTGACGATCATTGCGCCAGACCCGGTGGGCGGGCTGGAAGTGCAGACCCGTGATGGTGGCTGGATCACACCCGATACGCCGCCCGGCGGATTTGTCGTCAATATCGGCGACATGCTGGAGCTGTGGTCCGGCGGGCGGCTGGTGTCGACCCCACACCGGGTGGTGAACAAATCCGGCAAGGAGCGCTATTCTTTCCCCTATTTCGCCGTGCCGCGCCATGATGTGGTGGTTGCCCCGCTGTGCGCCCCGCGCGACGGGTTCGAACGCCCCGCCGTGCATTGCGGCCATTGGTCGGCCGAAATCTGGCGCACCAATTGGCCCGATGAAGAGGCCAGCGCCGACACCCCCGAATTGGGAACACTGCACAGCTGATATCTCAGGTTTTGTCCTGCCCACCCCTGTGGTCCATCAATACAGCAGGGACAGGGCGCTTTGGCGTCACCTTGGGGATAACATGGGGAAAACCCCGAAAACACAGGGATAAAACCGCGGATCCGGCCCCTGCCCGGGCTGGAACGTAACGCTGCTCTTGCAACCCTGCCAGCAATCGGCAATGACAAATACAGACGAGCATTTCAGGGGCAGCCATGGCACTTCCAGTTCGCGATCAGGTGAAATATTGGGGCGCTGTCAGCGTCGCAATCGTCTTGGCATTGTGGTTCCTGGGGGATGTGCTGCTGCCGTTTGTCATCGGCAGCGCCATTGCCTATTTCGTCGACCCCATTGCCGACCGGTTGGAGCGTATGGGGCTGAGCCGCATGGCCGCAACCGGGGTGATTTCAATTTCAACCATCCTGCTGGCCGTGATCCTGACGCTGTCTGTCGTGCCGATGCTGATCACCCAGCTGATTGACCTGATCCAGTTCCTGCCACAACTGCTGCGCGATCTGCGCACGTTTATCGGGGAACACGTGCCGTCTCTGCTGGACGAAAAATCACGCATCCATATGGCGTTGTCCGCCATGGGAGAGACCCTGAAGGAGCGTGGCGTACTCTTGCTGGATACGCTGGTCGGATCGGCCATGTCGCTCCTGAACGTGGTGCTGCTGATCGTGATCGTTCCGGTGGTGTCGATTTATATGCTGCTCGATTGGGACCGGATGATCGCCCGGATTGGCGAGCTGTTGCCCCGCGACCACGCCCCGACCATCGGACGGCTGGCCACGGAGATCGACAAGACCCTGGCCGCATTTGTGCGGGGCATGGGGACCGTCTGTCTGATCCTGGGCACCTATTACGCCGTCGCACTGATGCTGGTGGGATTGAATTTCGGCCTGGCTGTCGGATTCATTGCCGGGCTGGTGACATTCATTCCCTATCTGGGCGCATTGATCGGTGGGGTGCTTGCCATCGGTCTGGCGCTGTTCCAGTTCTGGGGGGATTGGGTGTCGATTGGAATGGTGGCCGGAGTTTTTGTGATCGGTCAGGTGGCCGAGGGCAATATCCTGACCCCGAAACTGGTCGGGAGCTCGGTCGGTTTGCATCCGGTCTGGTTGCTGCTGGCGTTGTCGGTGTTTGGGTCCCTGTTCGGGTTTGTCGGTATGCTGGTCGCTGTACCGCTGGCTGCTGCGCTGGGTGTGGTGGCCCGGTTCGCGGTGGAACAATATATGACAAGCCGCCTGTATCAGGGCAAAGCCTATATCGAGCCGGAACAAGACTGAATGGCACAACAGCTCAGCTTTGATCTCCCGGCGATCCCCGCGCTGGGACGTGAGGATTTCTTTGTCGCGCCGTCCAATGCGATGGCGGTGGCGATGATCGACGCTGGCACCAATTGGCCCGGCGGAAAACTGGTTCTGACGGGTCCGGCGGGTGCGGGGAAAACCCATCTGACCCACGCCTGGTCCACCCAGACCCGAGCCAGAATCATTTCCGCCCGCGACCTGACTGACGACATGGTCCCCGATCTGGCCCGCGCGCCTGTCGCCGTCGAAGATGTGCCCGACATCGCCCAGGACCCAGCCGCACAGACAGCGCTGTTTCACCTGCACAATCTGGTGCTGGCCAATGGCCAGGCCCTGATGCTGACCGGGCGACCGGCCCCCAACCTGTGGCATCTGTCCCTGCCCGATCTGCAAAGCCGGATGCAGGCTGCGGCGCATGTCACCATCGAAGCCCCTGATGATTCCCTGTTGGCGGTTGTGTTGGCCAAATTGTTCAGCGACCGGCAGATCCTGCCGCGCCCGGATGTGATCCCGTATCTGGTGCACCATATGGATCGGTCGTTTCAGGCCGCTGTCGATATCGTGGACAAGCTGGACCGCCTGTCGCTGGCGGAATCACGCACATTGTCGCGCGCTTTGGCAATCCGGCTGCTGGCGCAGGAAAAAAGCGACGAATAGTCCTGACGCCTTGATCCACCGTTCAATTGACCCGCCGAATTGAATAAAGCATTCTGAGACCGGCATACCTGGGGATACACATGAATCTGACAACCGAACCTCCGGCTGTGGAATGGGGTCCCTTCGGACGCCCGCTGTTTGATGACCCCAGTGTGCGGGCCCTGTCCCGTGTCGGGGTGGTTGACGTTGGGTCGAACTCGGTCCGGTTGGTGGTTTTTGACGGCGCGGCGCGCTCACCTGCCTATTTCTACAACGAAAAAATCATGTGTGCCTTGGGCGCGGGCGTGTCTGAAACCGGCCTGTTGAACCCCAGCGGACGCAAACGCGCGCTGGCCGCATTGAACCGGTTCCAGCATCTGGCCCAGGGCATGGGCCTGCCACCGCTGTCAGTGGTGGCCACAGCCGCGGTACGCGACGCACAGGACGGGCCGGATTTCTGCGACGAAGTCCTGCGCGAAACCGGATTGAAAATCTGGGTGATCGACGGCGAAGAAGAGGCCCGCCTATCCGCCCAGGGG
Protein-coding regions in this window:
- a CDS encoding ABC transporter ATP-binding protein gives rise to the protein MSEPVLQLQGICKSYNSGQSSEIQVLRGVDLTLAPGEVVAMVAPSGAGKSTLLHIAGLLDTPDKGEIRVAGQDVTGRSDRVRTGVRRRDIGFVYQFHHLLPEFTARENIVLPQLANGVSQSRAQTRAGDLLARVGLSERAGHRPAALSGGEQQRVAFCRALANSPHVLLADEPTGNLDPDTADQVFGALMDLARETGLSALVATHNLELAARMDRQVRLEAGILVNT
- a CDS encoding lipoprotein-releasing ABC transporter permease subunit, whose translation is MASSPVPFSRFEWMIAWRYLRARRAEGGVSGMTWISLIGIALAVFALIATLAVRSGFRSEFVGTILGANAHVTVYSVGVVQDGGRIDRTIHDYDALADRVAQVPGVIRAAPLVKGQVMASLRQRNAGVEVFGIKAEDIATLPGIAQSAESYGDLSRFGDGIALGSGVARALGVSVGERVKLISPNGVKTAFGTSPRVNAYEVVYIFSAGRYDIDRTRVYMPFAEAQSYFNREGVADEIEVMVAQPEQVETLTGPLLEAAGDLGRIWTWRDASGGFLRALEVEDNVMFIILSILVLIAAMNIVSGLIMLVKNKGRDIGILRTIGLSEGSVLRVFFICGAFTGIIGTGMGVVLGSLFAIYIDPIFSFVNYAMGGGVWDPSIRGIYALPAELHLNDVLSAVGLSLGLSFFVTYFPARRAARMNPVEALRYE
- a CDS encoding FAD-dependent oxidoreductase, translating into MVATILEPAREIEIIHRTDVLVVGSGPGGLSAALAAARAGAEVTLMERFGCFGGNITAVGVEGFAWYRHEQTVEAGGIGWEFEERAKAMGAAVPESQSLSYELDSEGFKLVADRLVQEAGIHPMLHRQFVAPIMEGDRITGIICESKAGREAILARVVIDATGDADVAHRAGAPTHMTAPEEMQAASVMFHIAGVDKQKFMDGVKADPQTYANWSTGEWQVETDGKEDDMFSPFLAKPFAQAIRDGVIPAHLNTIGGTWGAVHDSGEMTYMNLVHLAGIDGTDPDSMTHGEIEGRKQAMHAIDALRAYTPGCEGARLRNFGMTVGIRDTRKIDACYNMTETDARHQGRFDDTIGIYPEFIDGYGILILPTTGRYMHIPYRSLLPRGIKGLLVAGRAHGSDKVAHAATRNMAACAVMGQGAGIAAALSLKSNRELDDLNMAQIHQELDRQGVRYT
- a CDS encoding isopenicillin N synthase family oxygenase, encoding MTQTIPTIDISPLRSPTSPDRARVVSDILTACTDIGFLSITGTGIAPDTVDKVRECCRTIFAIDEKSKWDQAITRDNYRGYIPMGFFTPNDGSGTADKYEGYKLHFETASDDPIVADCPLYGPNLWPREVPQARDIILGYWRQLDAVAGLLIGALEDGLQLPPGTLVDGFTKPMTNMTLLHYPPQAPDEAGFGIHPHKDTDALTIIAPDPVGGLEVQTRDGGWITPDTPPGGFVVNIGDMLELWSGGRLVSTPHRVVNKSGKERYSFPYFAVPRHDVVVAPLCAPRDGFERPAVHCGHWSAEIWRTNWPDEEASADTPELGTLHS
- a CDS encoding AI-2E family transporter; the protein is MALPVRDQVKYWGAVSVAIVLALWFLGDVLLPFVIGSAIAYFVDPIADRLERMGLSRMAATGVISISTILLAVILTLSVVPMLITQLIDLIQFLPQLLRDLRTFIGEHVPSLLDEKSRIHMALSAMGETLKERGVLLLDTLVGSAMSLLNVVLLIVIVPVVSIYMLLDWDRMIARIGELLPRDHAPTIGRLATEIDKTLAAFVRGMGTVCLILGTYYAVALMLVGLNFGLAVGFIAGLVTFIPYLGALIGGVLAIGLALFQFWGDWVSIGMVAGVFVIGQVAEGNILTPKLVGSSVGLHPVWLLLALSVFGSLFGFVGMLVAVPLAAALGVVARFAVEQYMTSRLYQGKAYIEPEQD
- a CDS encoding chromosomal replication initiator DnaA codes for the protein MAQQLSFDLPAIPALGREDFFVAPSNAMAVAMIDAGTNWPGGKLVLTGPAGAGKTHLTHAWSTQTRARIISARDLTDDMVPDLARAPVAVEDVPDIAQDPAAQTALFHLHNLVLANGQALMLTGRPAPNLWHLSLPDLQSRMQAAAHVTIEAPDDSLLAVVLAKLFSDRQILPRPDVIPYLVHHMDRSFQAAVDIVDKLDRLSLAESRTLSRALAIRLLAQEKSDE